The stretch of DNA GAACAGTCCGTAGCGCAGGAGCAGCATGAGCAAGTCGGCGGCGTATACCAGGCCGGCCTGCGTGGGGGTAATGAGTGCAGCTTGCATACCGGCGAAACTACAATAGCCAGCGGTTAGTTCGACGCAGGAAACCGGCCAGATGCGTACCTTCACGGTTGGTACTCACCCAAGTTTCACCCCTTCTGTTTCCATGAAGAAATACCTCCTCCCTACTCTCACGGCTGCCGTGCTTACGGCCTGCGCCCCCACCGCCAATACGCCCTCAACCACTCCTACCGCATCTACTCCCGCCCCTACTACCCAACCGGCCGCTCCCAATTGGCAGGAGCAGGCAGAGACCTTTCTAAAAGAATACTCTACGGAGTTCCAGCGCCTTTACACGCAGTCGAGCGAGGCGGAGTGGCGCTCCAACACCCATATTGTGGCCGGCGACACTGCCAACTCGGGCGCTACGGCCCGGGCCAATGAGCGCATGGCAGCCTTCACTGGCTCCAGCGCCAATATACAGCGCCTGCGGGAACTGCTGGAGCACAAGCAGGACCTCACGGAGCTGCAGGTAAAGCAGTTGCAAACCGCGCTTTACAATGCCGCCAACTCTCCCCAGACCATTGCTGATGTGGTGAAGCGCCGCATTAAGGCCGAAACCCAGCAAACCGAAAAGCTTTACGGTTTCGACTACAAGTACAACGGCAAATCCGTCACGACGAATGACCTCGATGAGCTGCTGCGTAAAGAGAATAACCCCCTGAAGCGTCAGCAGATTTGGGAGGCCAGCAAGGCCATCGGCCCCACGTTAAAAGATGGCCTGCTGAATCTGCGCGACCTGCGCAACCAGACTGTGCAGGCCCTCGGCTACCCCGACTACTTCTCTTACCAGGCCTCTGACTACGGTATGAGCCGGGAGGAGATGATGACGCTGGTGCGCAAAATCAATGAGGAGCTGCGCCCCCTCTACCGCGAGCTGCATACTTACGCCCGCTATGAGCTGGCCAAGAAATACGGCGTGAAGCAAGTGCCCGATTATTTGCCCGCTTCCTGGCTACCCAACCGCTGGGGCCAAGACTGGAGCGCCATGGTAGAGGTGAAAGGCCTTAACCTCGACCCAGTGCTAGCCAAAAAAGGCGCTGAGTGGCAGGTGAAACAGGCGGAGCGCTTCTACCAGAGCCTGGGTTTTCAGGCCCTGCCAGCCTCCTTCTACGAAAAGAGCAGCCTCTATCCCCTGCCTAAGGGCGCTACTTATAAGAAGAACAACCACGCCTCGGCCTGGCATATGGACCTGAACCAGGACGTGCGCAGCCTCATGAGCGTGGAAGGCAACACGGAGTGGTACGAAACGACCCACCACGAGCTAGGCCACATCTACTACTACCTCACCTACACCAACCCCGACGTGCCCGTGCTTCTGCGCCAGGGTGCTAACCGCGGCTACCACGAAGCTATGGGCTCTCTAATGGGTTTGGCTGCTACGCAAAAGCCCTTCCTGGCAGGCTTGGGCCTTATTGACCCCAACGCTAAAACCGACCAGACCCAAACTCTGCTGAAGGAAGCCCTGAACTACGCTGTCTTCATCCCGTTTGCTTCGGGCGTGATGAGCGAATGGGAAAACAGCTTTTATGCCGATAAGCTACCCGCCGACCAGCTTAACGCGCGTTGGTGGGCGCTAGCTAAGCAGTATCAAGGCATTGTGCCACCCACCACGCGCGGCGAGCAGTACCTCGACCCCGCCACCAAGACCCACATCAACGACGACCCGGCCCAGTACTACGACTATGCCCTCTCGTACGTCATCCTGTTTCAGCTCCACGACCATATTGCCAAGAAAATTCTGAAGCAGGACCCGCACGCCACTAACTACTACGGCAGCAAAGAGGTGGGCCAGTTCCTGGCTGATATCATGCGCCCCGGTGCCAGCAAAGATTGGCGCCTGGTGCTGAAAGAGAAAACCGGCGAAGACCTGTCGGCCCGCGCGATGGTGGAGTATTTTGAGCCCCTGATGGCTTACCTGAAGCAGCAGAACAAAGGCCGTAAGTACACTATGTAGTGCGTGTAGGCAGGCCTAGGCCCGTTACCGCAGTGCGGGAGCGGGCTTCTGCTCCAATTGTTGGTTTAGAGCCAGTTCAACCACCACCCTGGCAGCTCGTTTGTCTCACTAAGAGTCTACCTCACGTCTAATGCCTAGGTTGCCGCCTAAAAGCAGCCGCACAAGTTAGTACCACCATCAACCTCCAGTTTTCAAAGCACCACCGTATGCGCACCCACACTAAAGAAACCCAAAACAGCCTCACCCCTGATCTAGCCGCCGAAATTCTGAAGGAAGGAAATGATCGGTTTGTTAACAACCTGAAAGCAGACCGAAACCTGCTGCAGCAGGTAAATGAAACAATGAATGGGCAACACCCATTTGCTACTATTCTGAGCTGCATGGACTCCCGCACCTCTGCTGAGCTGATTTTTGATCAGGGGCTGGGCGACATTTTCAGCATTCGGATTGCCGGCAATATCCTGAACGAGGACATTTTGGGCAGCATGGAATATGCCACTAAAGTGGTAGGAACCAAGGTGATTCTAGTGTTGGGCCATACCAAATGCGGAGCTATTGTGGGAGCGTGCAACCACGTGCAATTGGGAAACCTAACCAGTCTGCTGGAAAAAATACAACCCGCTATTGATGCGGAAAAAGAAACTACCGCAGAACATAGAACGGGTACCAACCCCGACTTTGTGAATCGGGTAACTGAAAACAACGTGCACCTGACGATTGCTCAAATCAAACGAGACAGCCCCGTTATCGCGCAACTGGTAGCCGACGAACAAATAAAAATAATTGGTGGCATCTATAACGTTGAAACGGGTAAGGTCACTTTCTACGAAGAATAGTCATGTAGCCTTTCGCGCAAAAAAGAGCCAGGGGGTACAGTCATTTGCTTTATGACTGTACCCCCTGGCTCTTTTTTGCGCTTGCATCTATCCTTGCAGTAGATGCAACGCAGCCTATTTCGCACAGAGGTAGCTAGTAGTTTGCCTCTGAGCTGGGTAAATCAATCAGGATGAACTGCGCATCTTTTGAAGCCCTGATTTCCAGTACGTTTTCATCGGTAGACCGCACTTGGTCATTAGGCCCAATATCAATGCCGTTGATATATAGGCTGCCTTCTTTCACATACAGGAAGGTATTGCGAATGGGGAAGGTCTTGAACGTGACGGTTTTGTCGGCGCTCAGATTGCACCAGTAAATAGTAGAGTTGGAGTTCATGTATACCACATCCTCCAGCACCTTCTGCCCCGATACCAGCGGCACCAGCATATTTTTCTTATCCAGGAAATCTATATCCTTTTGCTCGTAACTGGGTGAGAGGCCCCGCTGGTTAGGCTGAAACCATAGCTGATAGATGTGAGCCGCTTTATTGGTGCTATTGGTTTCGGAGTGCGCCAGGCCAGTGCCGGCAGTCATGCGCTGCACCTC from Hymenobacter taeanensis encodes:
- a CDS encoding M2 family metallopeptidase, whose product is MKKYLLPTLTAAVLTACAPTANTPSTTPTASTPAPTTQPAAPNWQEQAETFLKEYSTEFQRLYTQSSEAEWRSNTHIVAGDTANSGATARANERMAAFTGSSANIQRLRELLEHKQDLTELQVKQLQTALYNAANSPQTIADVVKRRIKAETQQTEKLYGFDYKYNGKSVTTNDLDELLRKENNPLKRQQIWEASKAIGPTLKDGLLNLRDLRNQTVQALGYPDYFSYQASDYGMSREEMMTLVRKINEELRPLYRELHTYARYELAKKYGVKQVPDYLPASWLPNRWGQDWSAMVEVKGLNLDPVLAKKGAEWQVKQAERFYQSLGFQALPASFYEKSSLYPLPKGATYKKNNHASAWHMDLNQDVRSLMSVEGNTEWYETTHHELGHIYYYLTYTNPDVPVLLRQGANRGYHEAMGSLMGLAATQKPFLAGLGLIDPNAKTDQTQTLLKEALNYAVFIPFASGVMSEWENSFYADKLPADQLNARWWALAKQYQGIVPPTTRGEQYLDPATKTHINDDPAQYYDYALSYVILFQLHDHIAKKILKQDPHATNYYGSKEVGQFLADIMRPGASKDWRLVLKEKTGEDLSARAMVEYFEPLMAYLKQQNKGRKYTM
- a CDS encoding pirin family protein → MLKLIPATDRHHAAPVQWLNSYFLFSFADYYDPNNTQFGPLRVFNDDTIQGNSGFPQHPHSEMEIVTLVLEGELVHSDTAGNKATIKKGEVQRMTAGTGLAHSETNSTNKAAHIYQLWFQPNQRGLSPSYEQKDIDFLDKKNMLVPLVSGQKVLEDVVYMNSNSTIYWCNLSADKTVTFKTFPIRNTFLYVKEGSLYINGIDIGPNDQVRSTDENVLEIRASKDAQFILIDLPSSEANY
- a CDS encoding carbonic anhydrase family protein; translated protein: MRTHTKETQNSLTPDLAAEILKEGNDRFVNNLKADRNLLQQVNETMNGQHPFATILSCMDSRTSAELIFDQGLGDIFSIRIAGNILNEDILGSMEYATKVVGTKVILVLGHTKCGAIVGACNHVQLGNLTSLLEKIQPAIDAEKETTAEHRTGTNPDFVNRVTENNVHLTIAQIKRDSPVIAQLVADEQIKIIGGIYNVETGKVTFYEE